A window of the Anoplopoma fimbria isolate UVic2021 breed Golden Eagle Sablefish chromosome 17, Afim_UVic_2022, whole genome shotgun sequence genome harbors these coding sequences:
- the setmar gene encoding histone-lysine N-methyltransferase SETMAR has product MSFDRRVDLSNGLEHVPVLIERSSTVMTFPEFQYSPDNIQGPGCSTDPSEVTLPGCSCRSPSCCTEDCSCLQTHGRGYDINGTLLNLNQTDSGYCSPVFECNALCTCSDACSNRVVQVGVRLRLEVCSTENRGWGVRTLEAIPHGTFVCEYAGEVIGLEEARRRQLSQRAEENNYIIAVREHAGTGSVTETFVDPAAVGNVGRFLNHSCQPNLFMQPVRVHSVVPRLALFAGRNIDAQEELTFDYTGGYSNQLPVELLSTQRDADIQASRTHGLQRKECHCGANNCAQFLPLDLSIINRE; this is encoded by the exons ATGAGTTTTGACAGACGTGTGGATCTGAGCAACGGCCTCGAACACGTCCCCGTTCTAATCGAGCGGAGTTCCACCGTGATGACGTTTCCTGAATTCCAG TATTCCCCAGATAACATTCAGGGACCAGGCTGCAGCACTGACCCCAGTGAGGTCACCCTTCCTGGATGCTCCTGCCGGTCCCCCTCCTGCTGCACCGAGGACTGCTCCTGCCTGCAGACACATGGCCGTGGGTACGACATCAATGGCACACTGCTTAACCTCAACCAAACAGACTCTGGTTACTGCTCGCCTGTGTTTGAGTGTAATGCCCTCTGCACCTGCAGCGATGCCTGCTCTAACCGGGTGGTGCAGGTAGGGGTGAGGCTCCGGTTGGAGGTTTGCAGCACAGAGAACAGGGGGTGGGGAGTGCGGACACTAGAGGCAATCCCACATGGGACGTTTGTGTGCGAGTATGCAGGAGAGGTGATCGGTCTCGAGGAGGCCCGTCGCAGACAGCTTTCCCAGAGAGCCGAGGAAAATAACTACATCATTGCCGTGAGGGAGCACGCGGGCACGGGCTCCGTCACCGAGACGTTCGTGGACCCTGCCGCGGTGGGAAACGTAGGCCGTTTCCTCAACCACTCGTGCCAGCCCAACCTGTTCATGCAGCCGGTCCGTGTGCACTCAGTGGTTCCTCGGCTGGCGCTGTTTGCCGGACGGAACATTGATGCGCAAGAGGAGCTGACGTTTGACTACACGGGTGGATACAGTAACCAACTCCCCGTAGAGCTGCTGTCCACACAAAGGGACGCTGACATACAGGCCAGTAGGACACATGGGCTCCAGAGGAAAGAGTGCCACTGTGGTGCAAACAATTGTGCTCAGTTCCTTCCATTAGATTTATCTATTATCAACCGGGAATGA